The genomic region GCTATAAAAGGATGATTTTTTCGATCCGGGCGGCGCGGGTATAGACGTCGATGACTTCGGCGCTGGTGGCCACCCGAATGAGCGTTGTCACACTCACGTAGTTCCCCTTACTCGATGGACGCAATTCGATGGGCTGTTCTTGGCCGAACAGGGCGCGGACGTCGTCCACGCCAGCGCTTGGGACGATGAACTTGAACATATACTCGTTCGGCCATGCTACTTTTTCATCCAGTAGCGCCTGAAAACGATCCCACCATTCCTGGTTCTGTTGTGGAGGCTGCTGCATGATATGGGTCGGTTAAACGATACAAACGAGGGGCCGGAGCAACGCCGTCACGGATACCTCCCCGCTGAACAGCTACCGGCCAGGGCATGGTAAAACGAGCAACCATCGGGCGAGTTCGGCATGGCTGGGCCGTCGCCATATAAAACGGAGCTCCGCGCATTTAGCCGGCGCCTGAGGCGCCGATACGATTACAAAGATCCTCCGAGGCCCTTTCGCTCAACAGCCCAAGACATGACCTAACGCTATTC from Rhodothermales bacterium harbors:
- a CDS encoding DUF493 family protein; the encoded protein is MQQPPQQNQEWWDRFQALLDEKVAWPNEYMFKFIVPSAGVDDVRALFGQEQPIELRPSSKGNYVSVTTLIRVATSAEVIDVYTRAARIEKIILL